Proteins co-encoded in one Deltaproteobacteria bacterium genomic window:
- the acs gene encoding acetate--CoA ligase, with protein MANPTSIESVQQAAQLFPPPPWGEQAFIRSREAYQRLYDRSINEPDQFWSEIAKEFFWFEPWQVTRQYDFRDRIDIKYFLGGRTNITVNALDRHVHGGIGHHVAYYWEGNDGEMRTVTYRELLTEVCKFANVLKAQGVKKGDRVTLYMPMIPELAVAVLACARIGAVHSVVFGGFSAESLKDRLLDAQSTCLITADAVRRGTKEIPLKETADAAMAGTADAGQPVTRCIVFRRLGSTVTMQAGRDQWWHDLMRDAAPECKPAVLDAEDPLFILYTSGSTGKPKGVLHTTGGYMVYTATTFKYVFDYHPGDIFWCTADIGWVTGHSYVVYGPLCNGATSVMFEGAPNHPAPDRCWQLCEKYDVTIFYTAPTAIRALMREGDAWPQRHDLSKLRVLGTVGEPINPEAWRWYHEQIGGKRCPIVDTWWQTETGGILITPLPGAFPLKPGSATLPFFGVRPQVVREDGTECGVNEGGLLVLTEPWPGIMRTVFGQHERFKETYFSRFPGMYFTGDGARRDEDGYFWLMGRVDDVINVSGHRIGTAEVESALVAHGSVAEAAVVGFPHEIKGQGLYAYVTLKADRAVSDALRTELAAHVRLQIGAIAVPDRIQFADALPKTRSGKIMRRILRKIAEGVVEDLGDTTTLAEPSVVQTLVAGRQA; from the coding sequence ATGGCCAATCCGACCAGCATTGAGAGTGTCCAGCAGGCGGCGCAACTATTTCCTCCGCCTCCGTGGGGCGAACAGGCTTTCATCCGTTCCCGCGAAGCCTATCAACGGTTGTACGACCGTTCCATTAACGAACCGGACCAATTCTGGTCGGAGATCGCGAAAGAGTTTTTTTGGTTCGAGCCGTGGCAAGTAACGCGGCAGTACGATTTCCGCGATCGGATCGACATCAAATATTTCCTCGGCGGTCGTACCAACATCACCGTGAACGCGCTCGATCGCCACGTCCACGGCGGGATCGGGCATCATGTGGCCTATTATTGGGAGGGGAACGACGGCGAGATGCGGACCGTGACGTATCGCGAACTGCTCACAGAGGTCTGCAAGTTTGCGAACGTGTTGAAAGCCCAAGGCGTGAAGAAGGGCGATCGCGTGACGCTCTACATGCCGATGATCCCGGAGCTGGCCGTGGCGGTGCTGGCGTGTGCGCGGATCGGAGCGGTGCACAGCGTAGTATTCGGCGGCTTCTCTGCTGAATCGCTGAAAGATCGGCTGCTCGACGCGCAATCGACTTGCCTGATCACCGCCGATGCAGTGCGGCGCGGCACCAAAGAAATTCCGCTCAAGGAAACGGCGGATGCCGCCATGGCGGGCACCGCAGACGCGGGACAACCGGTCACGCGCTGTATCGTGTTCCGACGCTTGGGTTCGACGGTTACGATGCAAGCGGGCCGCGACCAGTGGTGGCACGACCTGATGCGCGACGCCGCGCCGGAATGTAAACCGGCAGTCCTAGACGCCGAGGATCCGCTCTTCATCCTCTATACCTCCGGCTCCACCGGCAAACCGAAAGGCGTGCTCCACACCACCGGCGGCTACATGGTCTACACCGCCACCACATTTAAATACGTGTTCGATTATCATCCCGGCGATATCTTTTGGTGCACGGCGGATATCGGTTGGGTGACCGGGCACTCCTACGTCGTCTACGGACCGTTGTGTAATGGCGCCACGTCGGTCATGTTCGAAGGCGCGCCGAATCATCCGGCGCCGGATCGTTGTTGGCAACTTTGTGAAAAATACGATGTCACGATTTTCTACACCGCGCCCACCGCGATCCGCGCGCTGATGCGCGAAGGCGACGCCTGGCCGCAGCGGCACGACCTCTCGAAACTCCGCGTCCTTGGCACGGTCGGCGAGCCGATCAATCCGGAGGCGTGGCGCTGGTATCACGAACAGATCGGCGGCAAACGTTGTCCTATCGTTGATACGTGGTGGCAAACGGAAACCGGTGGCATCCTGATTACACCGTTGCCGGGCGCATTCCCGTTGAAACCCGGCTCCGCAACGCTCCCATTTTTCGGCGTGCGCCCGCAAGTCGTGCGGGAAGATGGAACCGAGTGCGGCGTCAACGAAGGCGGTTTGCTCGTGCTGACGGAACCGTGGCCCGGCATCATGCGGACCGTGTTTGGTCAACATGAACGCTTTAAAGAGACCTATTTCAGTCGCTTCCCCGGGATGTATTTCACCGGCGACGGCGCGCGGCGTGACGAAGACGGTTACTTTTGGCTGATGGGCCGAGTCGACGACGTCATTAACGTCAGCGGTCATCGCATTGGCACGGCGGAAGTCGAATCGGCGCTGGTCGCCCATGGGTCCGTCGCGGAGGCCGCGGTCGTCGGATTTCCGCACGAGATCAAAGGCCAAGGACTCTACGCCTACGTCACGTTGAAGGCCGACCGCGCCGTATCGGATGCGCTCCGCACCGAGTTGGCCGCACATGTGCGCCTGCAGATCGGCGCGATCGCCGTGCCCGACCGGATCCAATTCGCCGATGCATTGCCGAAGACGCGCTCCGGCAAGATCATGCGCCGCATTCTCCGTAAGATCGCCGAAGGCGTCGTCGAGGACTTAGGCGATACCACGACGCTCGCCGAGCCCAGCGTCGTCCAGACGCTGGTTGCCGGGCGACAAGCATGA
- a CDS encoding amidohydrolase family protein — protein MQLVTAAQLLPIDQPAMSNGAMIINNGKILAVGTAAALAAEHPAATRIDYPEHVILPGLVNAHLHVDMAQFYPPHPAAEGNQEGGAPSPHLQWQQAALTFRFENRLDHSKESIRYCAERLQHYGVTCVGALTTFDAAVPLFAGTGLRAVVFPEIFASRAAEVTQDRFESALALLEKYAGHSDRIRFGLAPLAPYLLSRQVLHIVSQHVAGAQLPLQIHAAESFEEMEFFFNSSGPIGTELFPLFGWGPATGQPLPPPFHKTPIRYLEEIGFLAAHPTIVGGVQLAADDLPILQRNGCAVVYCPQAVRQFGLGEFPYGKLREHGVPVALGTEALFTPTDGDLWAEMRAALQSGGIGATDVLHMATLGGAHALRCSDTIGSLTAGKAADYLVLDLPPRERDRGLEEALVRFTTPPQIRHRFVAGIELPHA, from the coding sequence ATGCAATTAGTCACTGCGGCGCAACTCCTCCCGATCGACCAACCGGCCATGTCTAATGGAGCAATGATCATCAACAACGGGAAGATCCTTGCTGTTGGCACCGCCGCCGCATTGGCCGCGGAGCATCCTGCCGCAACACGCATCGATTACCCCGAACACGTAATCTTGCCGGGACTGGTGAACGCGCATCTGCATGTCGACATGGCCCAGTTTTATCCCCCGCATCCTGCGGCGGAAGGGAATCAGGAAGGCGGCGCGCCATCGCCGCATTTGCAGTGGCAGCAGGCCGCGCTCACGTTTCGTTTCGAGAATCGGCTCGATCACAGCAAAGAATCGATCCGCTATTGCGCCGAACGCCTGCAACACTATGGTGTCACCTGCGTCGGCGCACTGACCACGTTCGACGCCGCCGTTCCGCTGTTCGCGGGGACCGGCTTGCGCGCCGTCGTCTTCCCGGAAATTTTCGCCAGCCGCGCGGCGGAAGTCACGCAAGACCGGTTCGAAAGCGCGCTCGCACTGTTGGAAAAATACGCCGGCCACAGCGATCGGATCCGGTTCGGACTCGCACCGCTGGCCCCGTATTTATTGTCACGCCAAGTGCTCCATATCGTCAGCCAACACGTCGCCGGGGCCCAACTGCCACTTCAAATTCACGCCGCGGAATCGTTCGAAGAAATGGAATTTTTCTTCAACTCGAGCGGCCCGATCGGCACGGAACTCTTCCCCCTGTTCGGTTGGGGCCCCGCGACCGGCCAACCGTTACCGCCGCCGTTCCACAAGACGCCGATCCGCTACTTGGAAGAGATCGGATTTCTGGCGGCACATCCCACGATTGTCGGAGGCGTCCAGCTCGCCGCAGACGACCTGCCGATCTTACAACGCAACGGCTGTGCGGTTGTGTATTGCCCGCAAGCCGTGCGCCAATTCGGCTTAGGCGAATTCCCGTATGGCAAATTGCGGGAGCACGGCGTGCCGGTCGCGCTCGGCACGGAGGCACTGTTCACGCCGACCGACGGCGACCTCTGGGCCGAAATGCGCGCCGCATTACAAAGTGGCGGCATCGGCGCGACAGACGTCCTCCACATGGCCACACTGGGCGGAGCCCATGCGCTGCGCTGCAGCGACACCATCGGCAGCCTGACGGCCGGGAAGGCGGCGGATTATCTCGTGCTGGACCTCCCGCCACGCGAACGGGATCGCGGATTGGAAGAGGCGTTGGTCCGCTTCACCACGCCGCCGCAAATTCGTCATCGCTTCGTGGCTGGAATCGAACTTCCCCATGCTTAA
- a CDS encoding nucleotidyltransferase substrate binding protein, whose amino-acid sequence MSLKLSNLKKSIDALARALHVVESPTVMDVVDLATQETLRAGVIQNFQVAYEQCWKMMKRWLEHNVSEIQVDGVTRRELFRIAAEHLLIDDVDRWMTFHQARNEMTHTYDGDVAQDVARVAGIFLRQATQFCEQLEARND is encoded by the coding sequence ATGTCGCTCAAACTCAGCAACCTGAAGAAATCAATTGACGCGTTAGCGCGAGCGCTCCACGTGGTCGAGTCGCCAACGGTAATGGACGTAGTGGATTTAGCGACTCAAGAGACGCTGCGGGCTGGGGTGATTCAGAATTTTCAAGTGGCGTATGAACAATGTTGGAAGATGATGAAGCGGTGGTTGGAGCACAATGTGAGTGAGATCCAAGTCGACGGCGTGACGCGGCGAGAATTGTTCCGCATCGCCGCAGAACACCTATTGATCGACGATGTCGACCGCTGGATGACGTTTCATCAGGCGCGCAATGAAATGACACATACCTACGATGGCGACGTGGCCCAGGATGTCGCACGAGTCGCAGGTATTTTTTTGCGCCAAGCGACACAGTTCTGCGAGCAGCTCGAGGCGCGCAATGATTGA
- a CDS encoding DUF502 domain-containing protein, which translates to MLKRLRAHFRTTFLAGLLVLFPLVSTIWILRIFVQWGEGLFLGLIPHYFQPTALLGLQIPGLGFLLTLLIIWSVGLVTRLYLARSFIALGEAIVQRIPIARGIYQGVKRLMQLVVGSPGQHFSRVVIVPCFSEHSRAYGFVTGETVNTDAHGQTVRYVRVFVPTTPNPTSGFLLLVPEAATTPTELSVEQASKLIISGGLV; encoded by the coding sequence ATGCTTAAACGGCTGCGCGCCCACTTTCGCACCACGTTCCTGGCCGGACTGTTGGTCCTGTTTCCGCTGGTCTCGACCATCTGGATCTTGCGCATCTTCGTGCAATGGGGCGAAGGGCTGTTCTTGGGACTCATCCCGCATTATTTTCAGCCGACCGCGCTGTTGGGCCTGCAAATCCCCGGGCTCGGATTTCTGTTAACCCTCTTGATCATCTGGTCGGTAGGGCTGGTCACACGCCTCTACTTGGCCCGTTCATTCATCGCACTCGGCGAGGCGATCGTGCAGCGCATCCCGATCGCGCGCGGGATTTATCAAGGAGTGAAACGGCTGATGCAACTCGTGGTCGGATCGCCGGGCCAGCATTTCAGTCGCGTCGTCATTGTCCCGTGCTTCAGCGAACATTCCCGCGCCTATGGATTCGTCACCGGCGAGACGGTCAACACCGACGCTCACGGCCAGACCGTGCGCTATGTGCGGGTGTTCGTGCCAACTACGCCGAACCCCACTTCGGGCTTTCTCCTGTTGGTGCCGGAAGCGGCCACCACGCCGACCGAGCTGAGCGTCGAACAGGCCAGCAAATTGATTATTAGTGGGGGGTTGGTTTAA
- a CDS encoding EamA family transporter, producing MSGFFWILLASCLWATAATVAKVSFHESVSPLLLTAVRSLLAAVVFGMWNVIRAVSLRLTPTQLRLVIAQGVAISVMSVAYYEAIRTTNVAIAVMLEYTAPLWVALYQWIRGRERLRLALVGLLSLAMASGVLLVGGSRRAVWQVNLYGAAMGIVSAWAFAAYVLLGAAGHRLQLSSRVMLGYAFAISAFGWAVLFSSGVITVPPVHAWPALPWGLLVFIGLGGTVLPFWCQLQGLRTFPPMHATLLGMVEPLIAALLAYGMFGESFAWPQLIGMVGVGTSVVLLQRDRLRACAGDAEAATDAVQVLQ from the coding sequence ATGTCCGGATTTTTTTGGATCCTACTCGCCTCTTGCCTCTGGGCCACTGCGGCGACGGTGGCCAAGGTGAGTTTTCACGAATCGGTCTCGCCGCTGTTGCTCACAGCAGTGCGGTCGCTGCTCGCGGCCGTGGTTTTCGGGATGTGGAATGTGATTCGTGCGGTTTCATTGCGGTTAACTCCGACGCAACTGCGCTTGGTGATCGCGCAAGGCGTGGCCATTTCAGTCATGAGCGTTGCGTATTATGAAGCGATCCGCACCACGAATGTCGCAATCGCGGTGATGTTGGAATACACGGCCCCGCTCTGGGTGGCGCTGTATCAGTGGATCCGCGGTCGAGAGCGGCTGCGCCTGGCGCTCGTGGGACTTTTGTCGCTCGCGATGGCGAGCGGCGTCTTGCTGGTCGGAGGTTCTCGTCGCGCCGTTTGGCAAGTGAATCTCTACGGTGCGGCAATGGGGATCGTGAGTGCGTGGGCATTTGCGGCGTATGTGCTGCTTGGCGCCGCAGGGCATCGGCTGCAGCTCAGCAGTCGAGTTATGCTCGGATACGCATTTGCGATCTCGGCCTTCGGGTGGGCGGTATTGTTCAGTAGCGGCGTGATCACTGTGCCTCCCGTCCATGCGTGGCCTGCACTCCCCTGGGGTCTGCTCGTTTTTATCGGGTTGGGAGGCACCGTGCTCCCCTTTTGGTGTCAGCTCCAGGGCCTGCGGACTTTTCCCCCGATGCACGCGACCCTGCTCGGAATGGTCGAACCGCTGATTGCGGCCTTGTTGGCGTATGGGATGTTCGGCGAATCCTTCGCATGGCCGCAACTCATCGGCATGGTGGGCGTCGGCACGTCCGTCGTGCTGCTGCAACGCGATCGGCTGCGCGCCTGCGCCGGAGACGCCGAAGCCGCCACCGATGCCGTGCAAGTGCTGCAGTGA
- a CDS encoding MarC family protein → MKPFWLSFLPLFVAMDVVGNVPIVISLTSDMSRRQVARVVRMAGVTALVVGLLFMWFGKPLLAVLHVSPADFKIAGGLVLFVIAVSGVMHEESRNSGVLKEHIGAVPIGVPLMVGPATLVTLLLLADLYPMWAVTSGLVVNVAVSLFVFQFSRVLERVLHVNAIRAISKVVHFFLAAIAIMMVRVGIMEVLALMSRH, encoded by the coding sequence ATGAAACCTTTTTGGCTCTCGTTTCTGCCGTTATTTGTCGCGATGGACGTGGTCGGGAACGTCCCGATCGTTATCTCTCTCACCAGCGACATGAGCCGCCGACAAGTGGCGCGCGTTGTACGGATGGCGGGCGTGACAGCGCTTGTCGTCGGGCTGCTCTTCATGTGGTTCGGGAAGCCGCTGCTGGCCGTGTTGCACGTCAGCCCAGCCGACTTCAAAATCGCCGGCGGATTGGTCCTGTTCGTCATCGCCGTCTCTGGCGTGATGCATGAGGAGTCCCGAAATTCCGGCGTACTGAAAGAACATATCGGCGCGGTGCCGATCGGCGTGCCGCTGATGGTCGGACCGGCGACGCTCGTCACGTTACTGCTATTGGCCGACCTCTATCCCATGTGGGCCGTGACTTCAGGCCTGGTCGTGAATGTGGCCGTCTCGTTGTTCGTCTTTCAATTCAGCCGCGTGTTGGAGCGCGTGCTGCATGTGAACGCCATCCGCGCGATTTCCAAAGTTGTCCACTTTTTCCTCGCCGCGATCGCGATCATGATGGTGCGCGTCGGGATCATGGAAGTCCTCGCTCTGATGTCGCGTCACTAA
- a CDS encoding DUF819 family protein, translating into MITEPFALFVAISAVIALAHGIAARSKLAERIGITQLVIFSGLLLGNVGVVTQTDDAYDMLSRYVVPLSIALLLFRLDLRELRTLKAQHLLFFLIGSACSVIGGLVAFFLFGDRIGPDAGRLTGQLVASYIGGGENSVAVAKAVEVPTDLFTAAFAADNVVTALWMMIGLSAPFGFSRFFSTEMPQEQILAAREHSQPVTSATLIPNIVYALALAGGILIASIAIAKPIRAFAEANQIQWLRFNTTILWVTTFALLVAQTPLRRVLNVSYSLGMLLFYYFFFYMGAVSSIQEIVRFGPAVFVFVATIVAVHGALILAAGKLSKADLATIFVCSQANIGGPSTAVALAEANGWYHMVTPAILLGILGYAIANYIGLFLAQALTG; encoded by the coding sequence ATGATTACGGAACCATTCGCGTTGTTCGTGGCGATCTCGGCAGTTATTGCGCTCGCCCACGGGATCGCCGCACGATCCAAACTGGCCGAACGAATCGGCATTACACAACTCGTGATCTTTTCCGGACTGCTCCTCGGCAACGTCGGCGTCGTGACCCAAACGGACGACGCGTACGACATGCTGTCCCGCTACGTCGTCCCGCTCTCGATCGCGCTGCTGCTCTTTCGTCTCGATTTGCGCGAGCTGCGCACGTTGAAGGCACAACATCTGCTGTTCTTTCTGATCGGCTCCGCCTGTTCAGTGATTGGGGGATTGGTCGCCTTTTTCTTATTCGGCGATCGGATCGGTCCCGATGCCGGCCGTTTGACTGGCCAATTGGTCGCCTCGTACATCGGGGGCGGCGAAAACTCCGTCGCCGTGGCGAAGGCCGTCGAGGTCCCGACCGATCTCTTCACGGCGGCGTTTGCAGCCGACAACGTCGTAACCGCGCTCTGGATGATGATCGGCCTCTCCGCGCCGTTCGGTTTCTCGCGCTTTTTCTCCACTGAAATGCCGCAGGAGCAAATCCTCGCCGCGCGGGAACATAGTCAACCCGTGACCAGTGCCACACTGATTCCGAACATCGTCTACGCGTTGGCGTTGGCGGGAGGCATCTTGATCGCCTCCATTGCAATCGCGAAACCGATCCGCGCGTTCGCCGAAGCGAACCAAATCCAGTGGCTCCGTTTCAACACGACAATTCTATGGGTCACCACGTTCGCATTGTTGGTCGCGCAAACGCCGCTCCGCCGCGTGTTGAATGTGTCGTATTCGCTCGGCATGTTGCTGTTTTATTATTTCTTCTTCTACATGGGCGCGGTCTCGTCGATCCAAGAGATCGTCCGCTTCGGTCCGGCGGTCTTTGTTTTTGTCGCCACGATCGTGGCCGTACACGGCGCGCTGATCCTCGCTGCGGGGAAGCTTAGCAAGGCGGACTTGGCGACGATCTTCGTCTGTTCGCAAGCGAACATCGGCGGACCATCTACGGCCGTCGCGCTGGCCGAGGCGAACGGCTGGTACCATATGGTCACGCCCGCGATCCTGCTCGGCATCTTGGGATACGCAATCGCGAATTACATCGGGCTCTTCTTGGCGCAAGCGTTGACCGGATAA
- the smpB gene encoding SsrA-binding protein SmpB, with translation MTPTITNRKASFRFHLSDRFEAGLVLTGSEVKSLRLGRANLVDAYAVIHNGALWLLNCHINPYEAASYNNHEPTRSRKLLLHAHEIERLGAKIKERGLTLVPLRLYFNARGIVKCELALAKGKAEFDKRESIKKRETDRLMRRALK, from the coding sequence ATGACCCCCACCATCACCAATCGCAAGGCGAGTTTTCGGTTCCATTTATCGGACCGGTTCGAAGCGGGGTTGGTGCTCACCGGCAGTGAAGTGAAATCGTTGCGACTCGGGCGCGCCAATTTGGTCGACGCCTATGCCGTGATCCACAACGGCGCGCTTTGGCTGTTGAATTGCCACATCAATCCATATGAAGCCGCCAGCTACAACAATCACGAGCCGACGCGCAGTCGCAAACTCCTGCTCCATGCCCACGAGATCGAACGCCTCGGCGCCAAAATTAAAGAACGCGGCCTGACGCTCGTTCCGCTGCGTCTCTATTTTAACGCGCGCGGCATCGTGAAATGCGAACTCGCGCTGGCCAAGGGCAAAGCGGAATTCGATAAACGCGAGTCGATCAAGAAACGCGAAACGGATCGCTTGATGCGGCGCGCGTTGAAGTAA
- a CDS encoding nucleotidyltransferase domain-containing protein — protein MIDLPADQLAQVKAILSQHVPAAEVRVFGSRAAGTPKKYSDLDLAIVDRERLSLNTLGALREAFQESDLPIRVDVVDWHALSDEFKTVIAAHYVVL, from the coding sequence ATGATTGACCTGCCCGCCGACCAGCTCGCGCAGGTGAAGGCGATCCTCTCGCAGCATGTTCCAGCCGCCGAAGTGCGAGTCTTTGGTTCGCGCGCGGCCGGGACACCAAAAAAATATTCCGATTTGGATCTGGCTATTGTGGACCGTGAGCGTCTTTCACTCAACACGCTCGGTGCGTTGCGGGAGGCCTTCCAAGAATCCGATCTGCCGATTCGTGTCGATGTTGTCGATTGGCATGCCCTGAGTGACGAATTCAAGACCGTGATTGCTGCGCACTATGTCGTGCTGTAG
- a CDS encoding DUF4091 domain-containing protein → MNTVWDGNTINLFGAKNEVVHCNLVLEAATQAVSQITVQFNQLQGPGGATIQSTPATGGGIFNWVNRPIELFYLRYLRIKGLSRSAYESYYDERHVPSRLRRPWSGNGTPEPGTTWDDRPDHDQLYPEIAVPLDLVPTFNIAAGQNQGIWIDVYIPKTAPTGTFTGTLTIAEGGVVTHQIPVTLAVRNFTLPDLPSAKTMVYFGYRDLNDRYLGELYPNPGTTNDLLSKQIRDRHFLLAHRHRVSLIDANAGSENWNLDQPRPEWVPRLDGSLFTATNGYAGPGVGVGNNVFSIGTYGSWGWKAEGEAGMRTHSDAWVNWFTANAPSADYFLYLIDESGDYPQIEQWAQWLGNNPGPGKQLMSMITIPLVDYGTKIPISTNVPNLDLPTAPAGVGDTVPWQTTADHYEGLPDKRLYAYNGRRPVTGSFAIEDDGVALRALAWGQYKKQIDRWFYWESTYYSNYQGCTGETNVFQTAMTFGCIADPNDPTYGETGWMYGNGDGVLFYPGSDMRYPQDSYGVQGPFASLRLKLWRRGIQDVDYLTMAAAKAPAAVQQLVHQMLPKFYWEYGIDNPNDPTYLHSDISWSTDPDVWETARAALADIIESAP, encoded by the coding sequence TTGAATACAGTGTGGGACGGCAACACGATCAACCTCTTCGGCGCGAAGAACGAAGTCGTACATTGCAACCTCGTCCTCGAAGCCGCGACACAAGCCGTCAGCCAGATCACCGTGCAATTCAATCAATTGCAAGGGCCCGGCGGAGCGACGATTCAATCCACGCCCGCCACCGGCGGCGGCATCTTTAACTGGGTAAATCGCCCGATCGAACTGTTTTACCTCCGCTATCTGCGCATCAAGGGCCTCAGCCGCTCGGCCTATGAATCGTATTACGACGAACGCCACGTGCCATCCCGCCTGCGTCGTCCATGGAGCGGCAATGGAACGCCCGAGCCCGGCACGACCTGGGACGACCGGCCCGACCACGACCAATTGTATCCCGAAATCGCCGTCCCGCTCGATTTGGTCCCGACCTTCAATATCGCTGCGGGTCAAAACCAAGGGATCTGGATCGACGTCTACATCCCGAAAACGGCTCCGACGGGAACGTTCACCGGCACACTCACGATCGCCGAAGGCGGCGTGGTCACGCACCAGATCCCCGTGACCTTGGCCGTCCGCAACTTCACACTCCCCGACCTCCCGAGCGCGAAGACCATGGTTTATTTCGGCTATCGCGATCTCAACGATCGCTATTTGGGTGAACTCTATCCCAATCCGGGCACCACGAACGATCTGCTCTCGAAACAAATCCGCGACCGTCATTTTCTGCTCGCGCATCGTCACCGCGTCTCGCTGATCGACGCCAACGCCGGCAGTGAAAATTGGAACCTCGATCAACCGCGCCCCGAATGGGTGCCGCGTCTCGACGGCTCGCTTTTCACCGCCACGAACGGTTACGCAGGTCCCGGCGTCGGCGTCGGAAATAATGTCTTCTCGATCGGGACGTACGGCTCGTGGGGATGGAAGGCCGAAGGCGAGGCGGGGATGCGGACCCACAGCGACGCGTGGGTGAACTGGTTCACCGCAAACGCCCCGAGTGCGGACTATTTCCTCTATTTAATCGACGAAAGCGGCGATTATCCGCAGATCGAACAATGGGCGCAATGGCTGGGCAACAATCCCGGTCCCGGCAAACAACTCATGTCGATGATCACGATTCCGCTCGTCGATTACGGAACCAAAATCCCGATCTCCACGAACGTCCCCAACCTCGATCTCCCGACCGCGCCGGCCGGAGTCGGCGACACCGTGCCGTGGCAAACCACGGCTGACCATTACGAAGGCCTGCCCGATAAGCGGCTCTACGCCTACAACGGCCGTCGCCCGGTCACGGGAAGCTTTGCGATCGAAGACGACGGCGTGGCATTGCGCGCGTTGGCGTGGGGACAGTACAAAAAACAGATCGACCGCTGGTTTTATTGGGAATCGACATATTACAGCAATTACCAAGGTTGCACCGGCGAGACCAACGTCTTCCAAACCGCGATGACCTTCGGCTGCATCGCCGATCCGAACGATCCGACCTACGGCGAGACCGGCTGGATGTACGGCAACGGCGACGGCGTGCTCTTCTATCCCGGCTCCGACATGCGCTATCCGCAAGATTCCTACGGCGTCCAAGGTCCATTCGCGAGCTTGCGGCTGAAACTCTGGCGGCGCGGCATTCAAGATGTCGATTACCTCACGATGGCCGCCGCCAAGGCTCCCGCCGCAGTGCAACAACTCGTGCATCAGATGCTGCCGAAGTTTTATTGGGAGTACGGCATCGATAACCCGAACGATCCGACGTATCTGCACTCCGACATCAGTTGGTCGACCGACCCCGACGTCTGGGAAACAGCACGCGCCGCATTGGCGGACATTATCGAGTCGGCTCCGTAA
- a CDS encoding YihY family inner membrane protein, with protein MRESLQASIGTLWHAARRFRDDNALHLAAGLAFFGTLSLVPLLLLMVSVFGHLLGQSENLFRQIVLWIGETIPGVESGFVDLLRGMVARRVTTGGVGLACLLLSASLLFTSLERTLDLILRVQRRRRLWRSQLLAVVLIGVTSLVFFTPVLLSSLGEFLARYSVELRVTAWFRGGHFFWMAHGVWFAFLIRVVPHARPRMRFVWLAAALFATLAWLARFAFHIYLSYTFDRFHLIYGPLTVLVLSLLWLFYLSAIFLYCSEVVAVAEATPPKPAIAVE; from the coding sequence ATGCGGGAATCTTTGCAAGCGAGCATCGGGACGTTATGGCATGCGGCGCGGCGCTTCCGTGACGACAACGCGCTCCATTTGGCCGCAGGGCTCGCGTTTTTCGGGACGCTGTCGCTGGTTCCGCTGCTGCTGCTGATGGTTTCAGTATTCGGCCATCTGTTAGGCCAATCGGAAAATCTCTTCCGGCAGATCGTGTTGTGGATTGGCGAAACGATTCCGGGCGTGGAGTCTGGATTCGTCGACCTGTTGCGGGGGATGGTCGCGCGCCGTGTGACCACGGGCGGCGTCGGATTGGCCTGTCTGTTATTGTCGGCATCACTGCTCTTTACCAGCCTGGAGCGGACGCTCGATCTGATCCTGCGCGTACAGCGGCGGCGCCGACTGTGGCGGAGTCAACTGCTAGCCGTCGTGTTAATCGGCGTCACATCTCTGGTCTTTTTCACGCCAGTTTTGTTGAGCAGTCTCGGCGAATTCCTTGCCCGCTATTCTGTGGAACTGCGAGTGACGGCGTGGTTTCGCGGCGGCCATTTTTTCTGGATGGCGCACGGCGTCTGGTTCGCATTCCTGATCCGTGTCGTCCCGCACGCCCGACCCCGGATGCGTTTCGTGTGGCTGGCCGCCGCGCTCTTCGCCACCCTCGCGTGGTTGGCGCGCTTCGCCTTCCACATTTACCTCTCTTACACATTCGACCGTTTCCACCTGATTTATGGCCCGCTGACCGTCTTAGTCCTGTCGCTGCTCTGGCTCTTCTACCTCAGCGCGATCTTTCTGTATTGCAGCGAAGTTGTGGCGGTAGCGGAAGCAACGCCGCCTAAGCCGGCAATTGCTGTTGAATAG